A portion of the Parambassis ranga chromosome 22, fParRan2.1, whole genome shotgun sequence genome contains these proteins:
- the peli2 gene encoding E3 ubiquitin-protein ligase pellino homolog 2 — protein MFSSSQEEHCAPSKDPVKYGELVVLGYNGSLPNGDRGRRKSRFALYKRTKANGVRPSTVHILNTPQASKAVNCKGQHSISYTLSRNHTVVVEYSHDKDTDMFQIGRSTESPIDFVVTDTVAGGQEGEETPITQSTISRFACRVVCERNPPYTARIYAAGFDSSKNIFLGEKAAKWKNPDGHMDGLTTNGVLVMHPRGGFTEESKPGVWREISVCGDVYTLRETRSAQTPGKLVENESNILQDGSLVDLCGATLLWRTAEGLFHTPTQKHLEALRQEINAARPQCPVGLNTLAFPSMQRSRALSSLEDKQPWVYLACGHVHGYHNWGHRSEQEPNTQRECPMCRVVGPYVPLWLGCEPAFYVDTGAPTHAFVPCGHVCSEKSVKYWAEIPLPHGTHAFHPACPFCATQLGLTQGCSKLIFQGPVD, from the exons ATGTTTTCGTCAAGCCAAGAAGAGCACTGCGCCCCGTCCAAAGACCCAGTGAAATACGGGGAACTGGTGGTGCTGGG GTACAATGGCTCTCTGCCCAATGGAGATCGGGGTAGACGGAAAAGCAGATTTGCGCTATACAAGAGGACCAAAGCCAATGGTGTTAGGCCAAGTACTGTGCACATCCTCAATACACCCCAGGCCAGCAAG GCTGTGAACTGTAAAGGCCAACACAGCATCTCCTACACGTTATCCAGGAATCATACGGTTGTGGTGGAGTACAGCCATGACAAAGATACAGACATGTTTCAG ATTGGCCGTTCCACTGAGAGTCCCATCGACTTTGTGGTTACTGACACAGTAGCAGGAGgccaggagggagaggagacgCCTATCACTCAGAGCACCATCTCCCGTTTTGCCTGCCGAGTTGTCTGTGAGCGTAACCCTCCCTACACTGCTCGCATCTATGCAGCTGGGTTTGACTCTTCCAAAAACATCTTCCTTGGG GAAAAAGCTGCAAAATGGAAAAACCCTGACGGTCACATGGATGGCCTAACAACCAATGGAGTTCTGGTAATGCACCCTAGGGGTGGCTTCACGGAAGAGTCCAAGCCTGGCGTATGGAGAGAGATCTCTGTTTGTGGGGATGTGTACACGCTGAGAGAGACCCGCTCAGCGCAGACCCCAGGCAAACTG GTGGAGAATGAGAGCAACATACTGCAGGACGGCTCCCTGGTGGATCTATGTGGAGCCACCCTGCTATGGCGTACTGCTGAGGGTCTCTTTCACACTCCCACCCAAAAGCACCTGGAGGCTCTCAGGCAAGAGATTAATGCAGCACGACCCCAATGTCCTGTGGGTCTTAACACCCTTGCCTTTCCCAGCATGCAACGCAGCCGTGCCCTCTCATCTCTGGAGGACAAGCAGCCTTGGGTCTATTTGGCTTGTGGTCATGTGCATGGTTACCACAACTGGGGTCACCGCTCAGAGCAGGAGCCCAACACTCAGCGAGAGTGTCCCATGTGCAGAGTCGTGGGACCATATGTTCCACTATGGCTAGGCTGCGAGCCGGCCTTCTACGTGGACACAGGTGCACCCACACATGCCTTTGTGCCATGTGGACATGTGTGCTCTGAGAAGTCAGTGAAGTACTGGGCGGAGATCCCTTTGCCCCATGGGACTCACGCCTTCCACCCTGCCTGCCCCTTCTGTGCCACCCAACTCGGCCTCACTCAGGGGTGTTCCAAGCTAATCTTCCAGGGCCCCGTGGACTGA